A stretch of Stigmatopora argus isolate UIUO_Sarg chromosome 22, RoL_Sarg_1.0, whole genome shotgun sequence DNA encodes these proteins:
- the chordc1b gene encoding cysteine and histidine-rich domain-containing protein 1, whose protein sequence is MSTLCYNKGCGQRFDPENNPDGCCTHHPGVPVFHDALKGWSCCKRRTTDFSDFLSIAGCTKGPHNKEKPPEPVKPNVTSSAEKDVDEQKPKFNEYIISAPKPQEAICRPSADEPMVRLQHKVSSSLKQALEKLKLSDNSLALQKEDNSDEVKIGTSCKNGGCTKSYDGPASDSDKCSFHSGFPIFHEGMKYWSCCKKKTSDFNSFLSQVGCTKGQHLWKKKDEGKKLAPCRFDWHQTGSQVIISIYAKNAAPELSYVDANSTTLHIHLMFEGEKSFEQKISLWGVIDVTQTAVNMMAAKIEVAMRKSEAMSWARLDLPAPVAASARDQEKKCESDNSDSDDDDDEESE, encoded by the exons ATGTCTACTTTGTGCTACAACAAGGGCTGCGGACAGCGATTCGACCCGGAAAACAACCCGGATG GCTGCTGCACGCATCACCCCGGCGTTCCCGTATTCCACGACGCACTGAAG GGATGGTCCTGCTGCAAGAGACGAACCACCGACTTCTCCGACTTCCTCAGCATCGCG GGCTGCACAAAAGGTCCCCACAACAAAGAGAAACCCCCCGAGCCAGTCAAACCGAACGTTACCTCGTCGGCAGAGAAAGACGTCGACGAGCAGAAGCCCAAATTCAACGAGTATATCATCTCCGCGCCGAAGCCCCAGGAGGCCATTTGCAGACCCAG TGCTGACGAGCCCATGGTGAGGTTGCAGCACAAAGTGTCATCTTCTCTCAAGCAAGCTCTGGAGAAGCTCAAACTTAGTGACAACTCCCTCGCACTTCAAAAAG AGGACAACAGCGACGAGGTCAAGATTGGAACGTCCTGCAAAAATGGAGGATGCACCAAA AGCTATGATGGTCCTGCCTCTGACTCGGACAAATGCTCCTTCCACTCAGGATTTCCCATCTTCCACGAAGG AATGAAGTACTGGAGCTGCTGCAAGAAGAAAACCTCCGATTTTAACTCATTCCTCTCCCAAGTGGGCTGCACCAAGGGCCAGCACCTGTGGAAGAAAAAGGACGAA GGTAAGAAGCTGGCGCCCTGTCGGTTCGACTGGCATCAGACGGGCTCGCAGGTGATCATCTCCATCTACGCTAAGAACGCTGCACCCGAGCTAAGCTACGTAGATGCCAACAGCACCACGCTGCACATTCACTTGATGTTTGAAGGGGAAAAGAGCTTTGAACAGAAGATCAGCCTGTGGGGA gTAATCGATGTAACCCAGACTGCCGTCAACATGATGGCGGCCAAAATCGAGGTGGCCATGAGGAAATCGGAAGCCATGTCGTGGGCTCGCCTGGATCTGCCTGCGCCCGTGGCGGCGTCCGCGAGAGACCAAGAAAAGAAATGTGAGAGTGACAACAGCGATagtgacgacgacgatgatgaggAGAGCGAATGA